A genomic region of Drosophila kikkawai strain 14028-0561.14 chromosome X, DkikHiC1v2, whole genome shotgun sequence contains the following coding sequences:
- the LOC108076778 gene encoding probable phosphorylase b kinase regulatory subunit alpha isoform X6, translating into MRSRSNSGVRLDYYQRIVHRLILAHQEPVTGLFPASNVNSHAWIRDNVYCILAVWGLSMAYKKIADQDEDRAKCYELEQSCVKLMRGLLMAMMNQKDKVEKFKMTQSPYDSLHAKYSSKNGLPVVGDNEWGHLQIDAVSLYLLILAQMTASGLQIVFSLDEVSFIQNLVFYIESAYSIPDYGIWERGDKTNHGEPELNASSIGMAKAALEAMNELDLFGARGGPASVIHVLADEAHKCQAVLQSMLPRESNSKELDSGLLCVIGFPAFAVDDAQLIHNTKDAILSRLQGKYGCKRFLRDGYRTPKEDPSRLYYERWELRMFENIECEWPLFYCYLILFHAFQSDKRSVQEYADRLEKIMVRSEDGILLVPESYAVPQDLVGFEYQKPGSQAREVVGRCPFLWGQSLFILGRLLQEGFLAVGELDPLNRRLGAQKKPDVVVQVVIIAEDNEIRDKLAEHDLHVQTIAEVAPIEVQPARVLSHLYTYLGRNRKLGLSGRKSRDVGILSTSKLYSLKDRIFAFTPQHIDYEEYYTTRDPDLLASNFTTNLAFLTNNWRHMLGRPTITLMATHYMLDQDKIPLAMIQTMRKLKSGYINGTRVMLGSLKDFLNTSAITDLSFLGSTEDGYPDRLHPDVQTYLDEHLLRSFSNRSTMNLRGGQLRPRTLRRRMSCKGAIKKTRSINVDSDNLGMEGPSPLTERRLSSIVPPPWLQPNKQSHVSVFATTPEEGPSSPRQLGHELSVRENIYPVDPHNSTRSAIDRRSEFVRQQEITVPKILIQRHRADTNFAETEVEELIAMLRETENLEEQGDILQYLVDTQGLDFNTAGLGFKNKSDDSANANNAAAAALSSDPDNANTSHTSGSSSSGSNHHNSSNINSNPPHENNNDSSQSEGMLEEGRVVTVRDLLKGLYEKACQQKLWGLVRHTAGMLGKRVEDLAKAVTDLLVRQKQVTVGMPPNNEHTITAPLPEVELRQLIHDAYGDDESTAMLTQELMVYLAMFIRTEPQLFHEMLRLRVGLIIQVMAKELSRTLNCDGEAASEHLLNLSPFEMKNLLYHILSGKEFAVSSVARGNLSIVSCKSSRVSKKSQIGLGDPEGEDALIATIDDRQGQWLRRRRLDGALNRVPRDFYSRVWTVLEKCQGLAIEGRVLQQSLTQEMTPGELKFALEVETALNQIPQPEYRQLVVEALMVLTLVTEHNMVPTLGGIIYVEHLVHKANQLFLEDQRKVQGDATLCCAKIKDGKEQQQAASGMLLCGGAAYICQHLYDSAPSGSYGTMTYMSRAVALVLDCVPKHGEMECAIS; encoded by the exons ATGCGTTCACGGAGCAATTCGGGCGTCCGCCTGGACTACTATCAGCGTATCGTTCACCGGCTGATTTTGGCCCATCAGGAGCCCGTCACCGGCCTCTTTCCCGCCTCCAATGTTAACTCGCACGCCTGGATTCGGGACAATGTGTACTGCATCCTAGCCGTTTGGGGTCTCTCCATGGCGTACAAGAAGATTGCCGATCAGGACGAGGATCGTGCCAAGTGCTATGAGCTGGAACAGAGCTGTGTGAAGCTGATGCGCGGCCTTCTAATGGCCATGATGAACCAAAAGGACAAGGTGGAGAAGTTCAAGATGACGCAAAGTCCCTACGATTCCCTCCACGCCAAGTATTCGAGCAAGAACGGCCTGCCCGTTGTGGGTGACAATGAGTGGGGCCATCTGCAGATCGATGCCGTGTCCCTGTATCTCCTGATTCTGGCCCAGATGACGGCCTCCGGTTTACAGATTGTCTTCTCCTTGGACGAAGTGTCCTTCATCCAGAATCTGGTCTTTTACATTGAGTCGGCGTACTCCATTCCGGATTATGGGATCTGGGAGCGTGGCGACAAGACCAATCATG GTGAGCCCGAGCTGAATGCCAGCTCCATTGGAATGGCCAAGGCGGCTCTGGAGGCCATGAACGAGCTGGATCTGTTCGGAGCACGCGGCGGCCCCGCCAGTGTCATCCATGTGCTGGCCGACGAGGCGCACAAATGCCAGGCGGTGCTCCAGTCGATGCTACCGCGTGAGTCCAACAGCAAGGAACTGGATTCGGGACTGCTCTGTGTTATTGGCTTCCCAGCCTTTGCCGTGGACGATGCCCAGCTTATACACAATACGAAGGACGCCATCCTGTCCCGATTGCAGGGCAAGTATGGCTGCAAGCGATTTCTGCGCGACGGATACCGCACCCCGAAGGAGGATCCCTCGCGGCTCTACTACGAGCGCTGGGAGCTGCGCATGTTCGAGAACATTGAGTGCGAGTGGCCGCTGTTCTACTGCTACCTGATTTTGTTCCATGCCTTCCAGAGCGACAAGCGCTCGGTGCAGGAGTACGCCGATCGTTTGGAGAAGATAATGGTGCGCTCGGAGGATGGCATACTGCTTGTGCCCGAGAGCTATGCCGTGCCGCAGGATCTGGTGGGCTTTGAGTACCAAAAGCCGGGCTCACAGGCCCGCGAAGTGGTCGGTCGGTGTCCCTTCCTCTGGGGTCAGTCGCTCTTCATTCTGGGCCGACTGCTGCAGGAG ggtTTCCTGGCCGTTGGAGAGTTGGATCCCCTCAATCGTCGTCTGGGGGCGCAAAAGAAACCTGACGTTGTCGTCCAGGTGGTGATCATAGCCGAGGATAATGAGATCCGGGACAAGCTAGCCGAACACGATCTGCATGTCCAGACAATTGCCGAGGTGGCACCCATTGAGGTGCAGCCAGCCCGCGTGCTCAGCCATTTGTACACGTACCTCGGGCGCAACCGGAAGCTGGGATTAAGCGGCAGAAAGTCGCGCGACGTGGGCATTCTTAGTACCAGTAAGCTGTACTCGCTAAAGGATCGCATATTCGCGTTTACGCCGCAG CATATCGACTATGAAGAATATTATACAACACGCGATCCCGATTTGCTTGCCAGCAATTTTACCACAAATTTAGCATTCTTGACCAACAATTGGCGTCACATGTTGGGCAGGCCGACAATCACACTAATGGCAACCCACTATATGCTAG ATCAGGACAAGATACCGCTGGCCATGATCCAGACGATGAGGAAACTCAAGTCGGGCTACATCAACGGCACCCGGGTGATGCTGGGCAGTTTGAAGGACTTCCTCAACACCTCCGCCATCACTGACTTGAGTTTTTTGGGCAGCACGGAGGATGGCTATCCGGATCGCTTGCATCCGGATGTGCAGACCTATCTGGATGAGCATCTGCTCAGGTCGTTTAGCAATCGCAGCACCATGAATCTCCGGGGCGGCCAACTGCGTCCCCGGACCCTGAGGCGTCGCATGTCCTGCAAGGGAGCGATCAAGAAGACGCGCTCCATCAATGTGGACT CTGACAACCTGGGCATGGAGGGACCCTCGCCACTCACCGAGCGCCGCCTGTCCTCGATCGTTCCGCCGCCCTGGCTGCAGCCGAACAAGCAGAGCCATGTCAGTGTCTTTGCCACGACACCGGAGGAGGGACCCAGCTCGCCGAGGCAGCTGGGCCATGAGCTATCCGTCCGGGAGAACATATATCCCGTAGATCCGCATAACAGTACTAGATCGGCGATCGACAGGCGCAGCGAGTTTGTCCGCCAGCAAGAGA TAACAGTGCCAAAAATTCTCATCCAACGCCATCGTGCCGACACAAATTTTGCTGAAACAGAGGTCGAGGAGCTGATCGCAATGCTACGCGAAACGGAGAATCTCGAGGAGCAGGGCGACATCCTGCAGTACCTGGTGGATACCCAGGGTCTGGACTTTAATACGG CTGGCCTGGGATTCAAGAATAAGTCCGATGATAGCGCCAACGCTAACAACGCAGCTGCCG CTGCGCTTAGCTCCGATCCGGATAATGCCAACACTAGCCAcaccagcggcagcagcagcagcggcagcaaccaccacaacagcagcaacatcaacagcaaTCCACCACACGAAAATAACAACGATTCTTCCCAATCCGAAGGCATGCTGGAGGAGGGACGTGTGGTTACCGTGCGGGATCTGCTCAAGGGACTGTACGAGAAGGCCTGCCAGCAGAAGCTCTGGGGCCTGGTCCGGCACACGGCCGGCATGCTGGGCAAGCGTGTGGAGGATCTGGCCAAGGCGGTGACGGATCTACTGGTGCGTCAGAAGCAGGTGACAGTCGGCATGCCGCCGAACAATGAGCACACCATTACGGCACCGCTGCCGGAAGTCGAGCTGCGACAGTTGATCCATGAT GCCTACGGCGACGATGAGAGTACAGCGATGCTGACACAGGAGCTGATGGTCTATCTGGCCATGTTCATTCGCACGGAACCGCAGCTGTTCCACGAGATGCTGCGCCTGCGCGTGGGCCTCATCATCCAGGTAATGGCCAAAGAGCTGTCGCGCACACTCAACTGCGATGGCGAGGCGGCGTCGGAGCATTTACTTAACCTATCGCCATTCGAGATGAAGAATCTCCTGTACCACATACTCAGTGGAAAGGAGTTTGCTGTCAGCAGCG TGGCTCGTGGCAATCTATCCATTGTTAGCTGCAAGAGCAGCCGCGTCAGCAAGAAGAGCCAAATCGGTTTGGGTGACCCGGAGGGCGAGGATGCCCTTATAGCCACCATTGACGACAGGCAGGGACAGTGGCTGCGTCGCAGGCGCCTGGATGGTGCCCTAAATCGTGTGCCCCGTGATTTTTACTCCCGCGTCTGGACGGTTTTGGAGAAGTGCCAGGGCCTGGCCATAGAGGGACGTGTCCTGCAGCAGAGTCTCACCCAGGAAATGACCCCAGGCGAATTGAAGTTTGCCTTGGAAGTGGAAACGGCTCTCAACCAGATACCCCAGCCGGAGTATAGGCAATTGGTGGTCGAGGCCCTTATGGTGCTGACCCTCGTTACCGAGCACAACATGGTGCCCACTCTCGGTGGAATTATCTATGTGGAGCATCTGGTGCATAAGGCCAATCAGTTGTTCCTTGAGGATCAGCGAAAGGTACAGGGGGATGCCACCCTATGCTGTGCGAAGATTAAGGACggcaaggagcagcagcaggctgcCTCAGGAATGCTACTTTGCGGCGGAGCCGCTTACATCTGTCAGCACCTATACGATAG TGCTCCCAGCGGCAGCTATGGAACCATGACATACATGTCCCGAGCAGTGGCCCTTGTCCTGGACTGTGTGCCCAAGCACGGCGAGATGGAGTGCGCCATCTCCTAA